In Elaeis guineensis isolate ETL-2024a chromosome 1, EG11, whole genome shotgun sequence, a genomic segment contains:
- the LOC105037544 gene encoding LOW QUALITY PROTEIN: uncharacterized protein (The sequence of the model RefSeq protein was modified relative to this genomic sequence to represent the inferred CDS: inserted 1 base in 1 codon; substituted 1 base at 1 genomic stop codon), producing MCIRQLSYKLHSTMRNCYQFVSYSRLTNLLWTSLIVVLCNCSPKFGCPLEEYEALLKLKSSLLHYNNSSLLTWGRGRDCCLWERVSCNNSTQQVSKLMLSSLPEYDQLQDWRLNFSIFSSFHELQQLNLSYNQIAGSLSQIDMSELRKLEILDLGYNRLIGNIQLSFKNLSSLSVLHLEENLLNGTLNVEAILGLRKLKILDLFYNRLSGTILLSSRNLSLLGYTDRRRGDWPQQSSLSVLNLGANMLMGTLDMEGNIRIXKLELLDLSLSDLXRNIPLSFKNLSSLNVLNLEGNMLHDALNGEGLLGLHKLRLLNLGENHLIGGIPIALGNLSSLNFLYLFQNNLTGSVPSQVLSRLQNLRELDLSDNQLNGSLPLSLQKLVSLQNLYLSSNNMKGNIPPRIFEGLVSLGSLDLSGNLLDGHFSFSSFRNLSKLEFINLSGNEELFIHLDSGKFVPSFQLRYLILSHCNLDANPLTTPALLASQYRLRVLDLSHGNLRGNFPQWLFKNLTRLKVLNLRNNSIMGAFQLPKHPNMSIYALDLSMNLLSGPIPTDIGTTFPHMASLNMSSNYLTGNIPSLLGNMSDLSHLDLSNNFLYGEVPNRLMIDCTELHALKLSNNNLHGKIFGTNYGHASISCISLDGNKFTGTLPSNLSEYLQLEILDVHDNQLSGIIPERIGNVYDLTYLSLEGNHFHGPIPDHLCNLTMLQVLDLSRNNLSGSLPHCFQSSKLAYVKFAGNSLTGTIPNSYLNISHLAALDVSNNQLSGKLPRPIGGQISLEILILSENSLEGPIPTELCKLQSLHILDLSQNNLSGSIPSCIGKMHFRKPNSALTDSPYGEIFVYPSPGEFLNALAEVYIYEIIVVDLISKGNLYAYRTDHLVLMSAMDLSANKLTGNIPPDIGNLDELVQLNLSHNQLTGPIPETFSKLNQIESFDISHNQLSGVIPWQLTQLQFLEVFSVAYNYLSGCTPDFKYQFATFNMSSYEGNMGLHGLPLEKSCTSDSSPTMPAKVEENQDDSSVEDDAVYFAILAASFVTGFWGCITLLLYHHIGQHICSILDGYVDYLTERILMAVHKQTWMQRNHK from the exons ATGTGCATCAGACAATTATCTTACAAACTTCACTCTACTATGAGGAATTGCTACCAGTTTGTCTCCTACTCAAGGCTAACAAATTTGTTATGGACTTCATTGATTGTAGTCCTATGCAACTGCAGCCCCAAATTTGGATGCCCTTTAGAGGAGTATGAAGCTTTGTTAAAACTCAAATCTTCTCTCCTTCACTACAACAACTCTTCACTATTGACATGGGGACGAGGGAGGGACTGTTGCCTTTGGGAGAGAGTGAGCTGCAACAACAGCACACAACAAGTGTCAAAGCTCATGCTATCGAGCCTTCCAGAATATGATCAACTTCAGGATTGGCGATTGAATTTCAGCATTTTTTCCTCCTTTCATGAGCTCCAACAGCTTAACTTGTCCTACAATCAAATTGCAGGATCGTTATCACAAATAG ATATGTCAGAATTGAGAAAGTTGGAAATCCTTGATCTCGGCTATAACAGGCTCATTGGAAATATTCAATTATCTTTCAAAAACCTATCTTCACTTAGTGTCTTGCATCTAGAAGAAAACTTGTTAAATGGCACACTTAATGTGGAAG CTATATTAGGGTTGAGAAAGTTGAAAATCCTTGATCTCTTCTATAACAGACTTAGTGGAACTATTCTACTATCTTCTAGAAATTTAtctttgttgggatataccgaccg gcgacgaggggattggccacaacaaTCTTCACTCAGTGTCCTGAATTTAGGAGCCAACATGCTAATGGGCACACTTGATATGGAAGGTA ATATCAGGATTTAGAAATTAGAACTCCTTGATCTCAGCTTGAGTGATC ACCGAAATATTCCattatctttcaaaaatttgtcaTCTCTCAACGTCTTGAATCTTGAAGGCAACATGCTGCATGACGCACTTAATGGAGAAG GCCTGCTAGGATTGCACAAGCTTAGATTGCttaatcttggagaaaatcatctCATTGGAGGGATACCGATAGCTTTGGGAAATTTATCCTCCCTTAATTTCTTATATTTGTTCCAAAATAATCTAACAGGTTCAGTGCCTTCACAAg TGCTCAGTAGACTGCAGAACCTACGTGAGTTGGATCTCTCTGACAACCAACTCAATGGAAGTCTTCCTTTGTCTCTGCAGAAACtagtttctcttcaaaatttgtaTCTTTCTTCCAACAACATGAAGGGTAATATTCCACCACGCATCTTTGAGGGTCTTGTTTCACTTGGGTCTCTAGACCTCTCAGGCAACTTACTTGATGGGCATTTCTCATTTTCCTCCTTTCGAAATCTTTCAAAGCTAGAATTCATTAACTTGTCAGGAAATGAGGAATTATTTATACATCTTGATAGTGGAAAGTTTGTTCCCTCCTTCCAGCTACGGTACCTCATCTTGTCACATTGTAATCTCGATGCGAACCCCCTCACCACACCGGCTTTACTTGCTTCCCAATATAGGTTACGAGTTCTTGATCTTTCCCACGGTAACTTGAGAGGAAATTTTCCCCAATGGTTGTTCAAAAATCTAACCAGACTAAAAGTTCTGAACTTGAGAAATAACTCAATAATGGGCGCATTTCAATTGCCAAAGCATCCGAATATGAGCATATATGCACTGGATCTCTCCATGAATCTCCTCAGTGGACCAATTCCTACAGACATCGGCACAACATTTCCACATATGGCGAGCCTGAATATGTCCTCAAATTATCTAACGGGAAATATCCCTTCATTACTGGGTAACATGAGTGATCTGTCACACTTGGATTTGTCCAATAATTTCTTATACGGTGAAGTACCAAATCGCCTGATGATTGATTGCACTGAATTGCACGCCTTGAAGCTTTCCAACAACAACTTGCATGGGAAGATATTTGGTACAAATTATGGTCATGCTTCGATTTCATGTATTTCTCTAGATGGAAACAAATTTACTGGAACTTTGCCGAGCAATCTGTCAGAATATCTACAATTAGAGATATTGGATGTTCATGATAACCAATTATCGGGTATAATTCCAGAGAGGATAGGAAATGTTTATGATCTAACTTACCTCAGCCTTGAGGGAAATCATTTCCATGGTCCAATACCGGATCATTTATGTAATCTAacaatgcttcaagtgttagactTATCCCGTAATAACCTCTCTGGGTCATTACCGCATTGCTTCCAATCATCCAAACTAGCGTACGTCAAGTTTGCTGGGAATTCTTTAACAGGCACAATTCCAAATAGTTATCTCAATATTTCACACCTTGCAGCATTGGATGTCAGTAATAACCAGCTTTCAGGTAAACTGCCAAGACCGATTGGAGGCCAAATATCTTTGGAGATTCTTATTCTTAGCGAGAATTCTCTTGAAGGCCCGATACCAACTGAGTTATGTAAACTGCAGTCTTTACACATTCTAGATCTTTCGCAAAATAATCTTTCGGGATCAATACCCTCTTGCATTGGCAAAATGCACTTCAGAAAACCTAATTCAGCACTTACAGATTCACCTTATGGTGAGATTTTTGTGTATCCTAGTCCAGGAGAATTCCTCAATGCACTTGCAGAGGTTTACATATATGAGATAATAGTTGTTGACCTCATCAGCAAAGGCAACTTATATGCCTACAGAACAGATCATTTGGTTCTGATGTCTGCAATGGATTTGTCAGCAAACAAGTTGACAGGAAACATTCCACCAGATATTGGAAATCTAGATGAGCTTGTACAATTGAATCTATCACACAATCAGCTAACAGGTCCAATCCCTGAAACTTTCTCCaaactcaatcagattgagagctTCGATATATCACACAATCAGTTGAGTGGTGTGATACCCTGGCAATTGACTCAACTACAGTTCTTGGAGGTCTTCTCAGTTGCTTACAATTACTTATCTGGATGTACACCAGATTTCAAATACCAATTCGCCACATTTAATATGAGTAGCTATGAGGGTAATATGGGATTGCATGGGCTGCCTCTTGAGAAGTCCTGCACATCTGACTCAAGTCCAACTATGCCAGCTAAAGTAGAAGAAAACCAAGATGATAGCAGTGTTGAGGATGATGCCGTCTACTTTGCAATACTTGCAGCTTCATTCGTGACTGGCTTTTGGGGATGTATTACTCTATTATTATATCATCACATTGGGCAGCATATTTGCAGCATATTGGATGGTTATGTGGACTATTTGACTGAAAGGATTTTAATGGCAGTACATAAGCAGACATGGATGCAGCGGAATCACAAGTGA